The genomic stretch CAGCACCTCGCCGGTGCCGTAGCCGCGGTGGGCCACCAGCTCGACGGGCTCCAACGTGCCGCGCGCGATCTTACGCCGGACACGCGCAACGGTCACGACGTTCTCGGCCGCGCCGACCAGCCGGAGCAGGCTCGACCTCAGGGACGGACCAGAGTGCATCAGATGGGACCTCTCGTTCGCTGTGGCCGTATGATGGCCCACGTCGCGGTCCCCGCGGAGCCACCCCGGGGGCCGATTCGCTATTGGAGGACCACGTGGCCACCCCGACAGACCTACCCCCCGAGTCAGACCGGACGTACACGGTCGTCGCCGCCGACGCCGACACGACCGCCGGACCGCACGACGTGACGATGGAGACCATCGTCGAGCTGTGCAAGCGGCGAGGGATCATCTTCCCGTCCTCGGAGATCTACGGAGGGCTGCGGGGGGCGTGGGACTTCGGCCCACTGGGCGCGGCGCTCAAGGACAACGTCAAGGCCGCGTGGAAGCGGTCGATGCTGCAGCTGCGCGACGATGTCATGCAGCTCGACGCCGCGATCCTGATGCACCCGCGGGTGTGGGAGGCGTCGGGGCACGTCGAAGGCTTCACCGATCCGTTGGTCGAGTGCACCAACTGCAACCAGCGCTGGCGGGCGGACCACCTCGAGCCCAACAAGGCAGGGGAGATCTTCTGCCCGAACTGCGGCAACAGGGAGTTCACCGATCCAAAGGCGTTCAACCTGATGTTCAAGACCTTCGTCGGTCCGACGGAGGACACGAGCGCGCAGGTGTGGATGCGGCCCGAGACCGCCCAGGCGATGTTCGTCGACTTCGCCCACGTGCAGCTGACCAGCAGGCAGAAGATCCCGTTCGGCATCGCCCAGGTCGGCAAGAGCTTCCGCAACGAGATCACACCGCGCAACTTCATCTTCCGCGTGCGTGAGTTCGAGCAGATGGAGATGGAGTACTTCGTCCGCCCGGGCACCGACGAGCAGTGGCACGACTACTGGATCAAACAGCGCTGGGACTGGTACGTCGACCTCGGCATGCGCCCCGAGAACCTGCGCATCCGCCCGCACACGGCCGACGAGCTCAGCCACTACGCCAAGGCCACCGTCGATGTCGAGTACCGTTTCCCGTTCGCGTGGAGCGAGTTGGAGGGCATCGCCAACCGCACCGACTTCGACCTGCGGCGCCACTCGGAGTTCTCCGGCCGTGACCTGTCGTACTTCGACCAGGCCACCGATGAGCGCTACGTGCCGTACGTCATCGAGCCCGCCGCCGGTGTCGACCGCAGCGCGCTGGCGTTCCTGGTCGACGCGTACAGTGAGGACCGGGCGCCGACCGCCAGCGGGAAGGTGGAGCGTCGCACGCTGCTGAAGCTGCATCCGTCGTTGGCGCCGGTCAAGATCGCCGTACTGCCCTTGTCGCGCAACGACAAGCTCGTGCCGACCGCCCACGAGGTCAACGACATGCTCAAGCCGACGTTCATCACGCAGTACGACGACGCCGGCGCGATCGGGCGGCGCTACCGCCGCCAGGACGAGATCGGCACGCCATACTGCGTGACAATCGACTTCGAGACCGTCGAGGAGGATCGCAAGGTCACCGTGCGCGACAGGGACTCGATGGGTCAGGACCGCGTGGCGATCGGTCAGCTGGTCAGCTATCTGGAGAAGCGCCTTCCGCGCTGCTGATCGGCACCGTTGTGGGGACGTGGCGTCGACCCGGCGTTGGGGCGCGTCCCCACAGCGGTGGTGGGCGGTGGTTGTGGGGACGCGGCGTCGGTCCGGCGTTGGGGCGCGTCCCCAAGCTCGTGGTCAGTGCCAGCCGCCCCAGCGGCGGTAGGGGTCCGGTGGAGCATCAGGGGCCTGCGGTGGCAGTGGGGGTTGCGGATCGCCTGGGCGGTCCAGCTCGCGCTTGATGTCGGCAATGCCTCGCGTGATGGCCGACAGCAGGCGCAGCGTCGCGCCCGCGACGAACGTCAGGACCCACGCGACCAGCGCGAACCCAGTGGAGCCGGAACGCAGCAGCAGGCCGCCGGCGACGACGCCGGCGATGCCCACCGTGTAGACCAGCGCGTCGGCGGTCCGCGTTGCGACCGCCAGCTCGCGCAGACTGACGCGTTCCACGGTGTGCTCCTCAGTCGA from Euzebyales bacterium encodes the following:
- a CDS encoding glycine--tRNA ligase, encoding MATPTDLPPESDRTYTVVAADADTTAGPHDVTMETIVELCKRRGIIFPSSEIYGGLRGAWDFGPLGAALKDNVKAAWKRSMLQLRDDVMQLDAAILMHPRVWEASGHVEGFTDPLVECTNCNQRWRADHLEPNKAGEIFCPNCGNREFTDPKAFNLMFKTFVGPTEDTSAQVWMRPETAQAMFVDFAHVQLTSRQKIPFGIAQVGKSFRNEITPRNFIFRVREFEQMEMEYFVRPGTDEQWHDYWIKQRWDWYVDLGMRPENLRIRPHTADELSHYAKATVDVEYRFPFAWSELEGIANRTDFDLRRHSEFSGRDLSYFDQATDERYVPYVIEPAAGVDRSALAFLVDAYSEDRAPTASGKVERRTLLKLHPSLAPVKIAVLPLSRNDKLVPTAHEVNDMLKPTFITQYDDAGAIGRRYRRQDEIGTPYCVTIDFETVEEDRKVTVRDRDSMGQDRVAIGQLVSYLEKRLPRC